Proteins found in one Legionella pneumophila subsp. pascullei genomic segment:
- a CDS encoding 2-oxoacid:acceptor oxidoreductase subunit alpha — protein MSTTDVIVIRITGDSGDGVQLVGEQLTISAALTGRDVRTMPDFPAEIRAPAGTVAGVSGFQLAMAERAIFTAGESLDVLVALNPAALKNSLQHLNQGGLLIINEDSFQERDWQKAGIDKSFLDNCREHYHIVAFPLITQTVQAVESINLTKPQAVKTKNFYILGLVLWLFDLSTDTCQTFIAKKFKTNQAIAKANELALLAGYNYAMTLELARRDYMLGEVNRQSGEYRQITGVEAVGLALATLATQTQIPLLVSGYPITPASAILHECARLSDYGVQLIQAEDEIAAICSCIGAAYGGRLALTCTSGPGLDLKCESLGLAVVTELPLVLVDVQRAGASTGLPTKTSQSDLKQALYGRHGEAPLPVIAAQSPADCFNTIIEAFRIAIKYMTPVIVLLDAYLANAAEPWEIPALDSLNMPKLEFNRFTKPYHRDEFLSRSWNVPGTSGFIHQIGGLEKQGDEGRVSYDAENHQKMVTTRAEKIKGIARDYPALVVEGETTASMLVIGWGSTFGSLKSAVQQCLEQGLPLAYLHLRHLNPLPDDLGSLLKKYDKVLVAELNSGQLCQLIRAVYLVDAQSISQSNGQPFSVNHLVSAIKAEANYEQQL, from the coding sequence ATGTCAACAACTGATGTCATTGTTATCCGTATCACTGGCGATTCTGGTGACGGAGTACAATTGGTAGGGGAACAGTTAACCATTAGTGCGGCTCTGACAGGACGTGATGTGCGGACTATGCCTGATTTCCCAGCGGAAATACGAGCTCCTGCTGGAACTGTAGCCGGCGTCTCGGGGTTTCAGTTGGCGATGGCGGAAAGAGCTATTTTTACTGCTGGAGAGTCATTGGATGTTTTGGTGGCTTTAAATCCTGCCGCATTAAAAAACTCGCTTCAACATTTGAACCAAGGCGGTTTATTGATCATTAATGAGGACAGTTTTCAGGAAAGAGATTGGCAAAAAGCAGGTATCGATAAGAGCTTCCTGGATAATTGCCGAGAACATTATCACATTGTGGCTTTCCCATTAATTACTCAAACGGTACAGGCAGTTGAATCAATTAACCTTACAAAGCCACAGGCTGTCAAAACCAAGAATTTTTATATCTTAGGTTTGGTTTTATGGTTGTTTGACTTGTCCACAGACACTTGCCAGACTTTTATCGCAAAAAAATTCAAAACAAATCAGGCTATAGCCAAAGCTAATGAATTGGCTTTGTTAGCAGGATACAATTATGCCATGACTTTGGAGCTCGCCCGTCGCGATTATATGCTGGGGGAGGTCAACAGACAGTCAGGTGAGTACAGGCAAATCACTGGAGTTGAAGCAGTAGGGTTAGCTCTGGCAACCCTGGCTACTCAAACTCAAATTCCTTTGTTGGTGTCAGGTTATCCTATAACACCAGCTTCTGCTATTTTACATGAATGTGCTCGATTATCTGATTATGGTGTTCAGTTAATACAAGCTGAAGATGAAATTGCCGCCATTTGCTCTTGCATAGGTGCTGCTTATGGTGGTCGTTTGGCTCTGACCTGTACTTCAGGACCTGGCCTTGATTTAAAATGTGAAAGTCTTGGCCTGGCTGTAGTGACAGAGCTGCCCTTGGTGTTGGTGGATGTGCAAAGAGCAGGTGCTTCAACAGGATTGCCTACAAAAACCAGCCAGAGTGATTTAAAGCAAGCTTTGTACGGTCGCCATGGTGAGGCTCCTTTACCAGTGATTGCAGCTCAATCTCCTGCTGATTGTTTTAATACAATTATTGAAGCGTTCAGGATAGCCATCAAGTACATGACTCCGGTTATTGTCTTACTTGACGCCTATTTGGCGAATGCGGCGGAACCCTGGGAAATTCCTGCTTTGGATTCGCTTAACATGCCAAAACTTGAGTTTAATCGTTTTACCAAACCTTATCATCGGGATGAATTTTTAAGTCGAAGCTGGAATGTTCCAGGTACTTCAGGCTTTATTCATCAAATTGGAGGCTTGGAAAAACAAGGCGATGAAGGACGAGTAAGTTATGATGCGGAGAATCATCAAAAAATGGTGACTACGCGTGCTGAGAAAATAAAGGGTATTGCAAGAGATTATCCTGCCTTGGTTGTTGAGGGTGAGACTACTGCTTCCATGCTTGTTATAGGTTGGGGTAGTACTTTTGGCAGTTTAAAGTCTGCTGTGCAACAGTGTCTTGAACAGGGATTACCGCTTGCCTATCTGCATCTGCGCCATCTTAACCCTTTGCCTGATGATTTGGGCTCTTTACTGAAAAAGTATGACAAGGTATTGGTTGCTGAATTAAATTCTGGCCAATTATGTCAACTCATCCGGGCAGTTTATCTGGTCGATGCCCAATCGATTAGCCAATCCAATGGTCAACCTTTTAGTGTTAATCATTTGGTAAGTGCCATTAAAGCGGAAGCCAACTATGAACAGCAATTATAA
- a CDS encoding 2-oxoacid:ferredoxin oxidoreductase subunit beta: MNSNYKREDFVNETEVRWCPGCGDYAILAALQRVLPELGLPPEQHVFVSGIGCAGRLPYYMNTYGFHTIHGRATAVATGLKAMREDLCVWVITGDGDALSIGGNHLLHILRRNVNVNILLFNNQVYGLTKGQFSPTSQKGQVTKTSPKGVTSEPINPIMIALASGASFVARAVDKDPVHLASVLKKAYEHKGCSFVEIYQDCNIFNHGAFDDFAVKSNRAENTIILEDGQPLMFGAQKEKALQLDGEQFVQVSIEEKTLYKHDEKNVISAMRLARLTFPDYPVPLGVYYQKERELFTLNQEVKKKPEDLPELFKAKASWKQS; this comes from the coding sequence ATGAACAGCAATTATAAACGTGAAGATTTTGTCAATGAAACAGAAGTTCGCTGGTGTCCAGGCTGTGGTGATTATGCCATTTTGGCTGCTTTGCAAAGAGTACTTCCTGAGTTAGGCTTGCCTCCTGAGCAACATGTCTTTGTCTCAGGCATAGGTTGTGCAGGACGGCTTCCCTATTATATGAACACTTATGGATTTCATACTATCCATGGTAGGGCTACAGCAGTAGCAACTGGTTTAAAGGCGATGCGAGAGGATTTATGTGTCTGGGTTATCACTGGAGATGGGGATGCACTAAGTATAGGCGGCAATCACTTGCTGCATATTTTAAGGCGTAATGTCAATGTCAATATCCTTCTGTTTAATAATCAGGTTTATGGATTAACCAAGGGGCAATTTTCACCAACTTCTCAGAAGGGACAAGTGACTAAAACATCACCCAAAGGAGTGACAAGCGAGCCAATTAATCCAATCATGATCGCGTTGGCTTCCGGAGCCAGTTTTGTAGCCAGAGCAGTTGATAAAGATCCTGTCCATTTGGCTTCAGTGCTTAAAAAGGCTTATGAGCATAAGGGATGCTCTTTTGTTGAAATATATCAAGATTGCAATATTTTTAATCATGGTGCTTTTGATGATTTTGCAGTTAAAAGTAACCGGGCTGAAAACACCATCATATTAGAGGATGGTCAACCACTTATGTTTGGCGCTCAAAAAGAAAAAGCGCTACAGTTGGATGGTGAGCAATTTGTTCAAGTTTCAATTGAGGAAAAAACACTTTATAAGCATGATGAGAAAAATGTAATTAGTGCCATGCGGTTAGCGCGATTGACGTTCCCTGATTACCCAGTGCCTCTGGGAGTCTATTATCAAAAGGAACGCGAGCTTTTTACTCTGAATCAGGAAGTAAAGAAAAAACCGGAAGATTTGCCAGAACTTTTTAAAGCCAAGGCAAGTTGGAAACAAAGTTAA
- a CDS encoding Bax inhibitor-1/YccA family protein: MNRNDITILGQQRESVLATNKVLRNTYLLLSLTFIFSALTAYFAFISGARPMNPLLMIVGVYGLMFLTQALRNSVWGLVSVFAFTGFLGYTIGPLLNYYITGFSNGPQIVATALGGTGMIFFALSGYALTTKKDFSYLGGFLFVGVMVALLAMIAGIFIQIPALQLVISAAFVLISSGLILLQTSAIIHEGETNYIMATIGLFVSIYNLFVSLLNLLSAFSGRD; this comes from the coding sequence GAAATGATATCACCATACTTGGTCAACAAAGAGAATCTGTGCTCGCAACCAATAAGGTATTGCGCAACACGTATTTACTGCTAAGTTTAACCTTCATATTTAGCGCATTAACTGCCTATTTTGCCTTTATTAGTGGAGCTCGCCCAATGAATCCACTATTAATGATAGTTGGCGTTTATGGTTTGATGTTTCTAACTCAAGCCCTAAGAAATAGCGTTTGGGGATTGGTAAGTGTCTTTGCTTTTACAGGGTTTTTAGGATACACCATTGGCCCATTACTTAACTATTACATAACAGGCTTTTCAAATGGCCCGCAAATAGTCGCAACTGCTTTAGGTGGCACAGGAATGATCTTTTTTGCTCTATCAGGATATGCTCTTACAACGAAAAAAGATTTTAGCTACCTGGGAGGGTTCCTGTTTGTTGGTGTTATGGTTGCCTTATTGGCGATGATCGCTGGAATATTCATACAAATACCAGCCTTGCAATTGGTGATTTCTGCTGCTTTTGTACTGATTTCATCTGGACTGATTCTGTTACAAACCAGCGCCATTATTCATGAAGGAGAAACCAATTACATCATGGCAACAATTGGTTTGTTTGTTTCCATTTATAATTTATTTGTTAGCCTGCTGAACCTGTTAAGCGCTTTTTCAGGTCGCGACTAA